In Candidatus Eisenbacteria bacterium, a genomic segment contains:
- a CDS encoding tetratricopeptide repeat protein, which translates to MRLCANCNFSGCEPDDKFCTKCGKRLEGAGFLTAGMEMTRKVSTPSDVHYKLGHIYYRRGKLEDAIRSWEDSLKDNPGNTQAREMIEKAKEELAASGGKK; encoded by the coding sequence ATGAGACTGTGCGCAAACTGTAACTTCTCGGGATGCGAGCCCGACGACAAGTTCTGCACAAAATGCGGAAAGAGACTTGAAGGGGCTGGATTCTTGACGGCCGGGATGGAAATGACAAGAAAGGTCTCAACCCCTTCAGATGTCCACTACAAGCTCGGCCACATATACTACAGACGGGGCAAGCTGGAGGATGCAATACGAAGCTGGGAAGACTCGTTGAAAGACAACCCGGGCAACACTCAAGCAAGAGAAATGATCGAAAAGGCCAAGGAAGAACTGGCGGCGTCAGGAGGCAAGAAATGA
- a CDS encoding M28 family peptidase — translation MRKRFLFLAFFLTVFLPLWGSSLLAQDPLVERMVQEVSSSELTSHVRSLSGEVPVFVGSDPETLKTRYSYARGCSLAAEFIAARLTGWGYPVQFHSYMGLELNAVSADPEGRVVTSGQAGRVFYSRDAGNSFRRPPAFSSDDLFAALTTSSDTVLVGGYSGKIFTSFDGGISWQKAYTPYGYSIMALSFDGRKTFWAGGDGGLILKSTDAGLTWQVSVWVAGIVRDICFADSLHGWAVGDMGRIVSTKNGGKSWSVQSSGTSDYLMSVDFADSLRGWACGSSGIVLSTINGGETWTPRSLGGSRWFASIDFIDHLRGWLAGGKGDIYATSDGGLNWVTQYSGVNDYLNSVSFRDSLTGWVAGAGIFLMTDDGGRNWAPSGNLLPESWRNVCAGLDGVTNPGKIVLVTAHYDSYSNQPMSLAPGADDNSSGTSAVMELARVMKSYRFRNSVRFILFSGEEQWMKGSSAYAMSLSGEDTIVAVVNMDMLAWGNDSLTVFGHPRDPWLLETCTLVSSMYAPELPVVLKADSTFIYSDHSTFWDHGYPAILAIERNFQSNPHLHSPTDVFENLNTSLHFKAARFLISLVSHLAAPDSSTTGVPFAMIPRVLSVSSFPNPSRGEIRVRVTIQAGPSDAQLFLFDVGGRVVRRFANKALGTGDHVFLWDGTDEKGRRVPSGQYILLVKVGNDVETRKAVIVR, via the coding sequence ATGCGAAAGCGCTTCCTATTTCTTGCTTTCTTCTTGACAGTTTTTCTCCCCCTGTGGGGATCTTCACTGCTCGCTCAAGATCCTCTCGTTGAGAGGATGGTCCAGGAAGTATCTTCTTCCGAGCTCACATCACACGTAAGGAGTCTGTCAGGAGAAGTGCCGGTCTTCGTCGGCTCTGATCCGGAAACCCTGAAAACACGATATTCCTATGCGCGTGGCTGCTCACTTGCGGCGGAGTTCATCGCAGCCAGACTGACGGGCTGGGGATATCCGGTGCAGTTTCACAGCTACATGGGGCTGGAGCTGAATGCCGTCTCTGCAGATCCTGAGGGAAGAGTTGTTACTTCAGGCCAGGCCGGCAGGGTGTTCTATTCCCGGGACGCCGGTAACTCATTCCGCCGTCCACCCGCCTTCTCATCAGATGACCTCTTTGCCGCACTCACAACTTCCAGTGATACCGTCCTTGTAGGCGGCTATTCCGGCAAGATTTTCACGAGCTTTGATGGCGGGATTTCGTGGCAGAAGGCATACACTCCCTACGGCTATTCAATCATGGCCCTCAGTTTTGACGGGCGCAAGACTTTCTGGGCGGGAGGAGATGGCGGCCTGATTCTCAAAAGCACTGACGCAGGTCTTACCTGGCAGGTCTCTGTTTGGGTGGCTGGAATCGTAAGGGATATCTGTTTTGCTGATTCGCTGCATGGGTGGGCAGTTGGAGATATGGGTCGGATTGTATCCACCAAGAACGGCGGGAAGAGCTGGAGCGTTCAATCTTCCGGGACATCAGACTACTTGATGTCGGTTGACTTCGCTGACTCACTTCGGGGATGGGCGTGCGGGTCGTCCGGGATCGTTCTCTCGACGATAAACGGTGGAGAGACCTGGACTCCCAGGAGCTTAGGGGGCTCCCGGTGGTTTGCGTCGATAGATTTCATTGACCACCTGAGAGGATGGCTTGCCGGCGGAAAAGGAGACATCTATGCCACTTCGGACGGTGGACTGAATTGGGTGACTCAATACAGCGGGGTCAATGATTATCTCAACTCTGTCTCGTTCAGGGACTCCCTCACGGGATGGGTTGCCGGCGCAGGAATCTTCCTCATGACCGATGACGGCGGTAGAAACTGGGCACCAAGCGGCAACCTTCTCCCGGAATCGTGGAGAAATGTGTGTGCCGGGCTTGATGGAGTCACGAATCCAGGAAAAATCGTACTTGTGACGGCACACTACGATTCATATTCCAATCAACCCATGAGTCTTGCTCCGGGCGCCGATGACAACTCATCAGGAACAAGCGCCGTCATGGAGCTTGCAAGAGTCATGAAGAGCTACCGCTTCAGGAATAGTGTGCGGTTCATACTCTTCTCCGGCGAAGAACAGTGGATGAAGGGAAGCAGCGCATATGCAATGTCACTTTCGGGAGAAGACACTATCGTTGCCGTTGTCAACATGGACATGCTTGCCTGGGGAAACGATTCCCTCACCGTGTTCGGGCATCCGAGAGACCCCTGGCTCCTTGAGACCTGCACGCTTGTGAGCTCCATGTACGCCCCCGAACTTCCGGTTGTGTTGAAAGCAGACTCGACTTTCATATACAGCGATCACTCAACTTTCTGGGACCATGGCTATCCTGCAATTCTTGCAATTGAAAGAAACTTCCAGTCAAATCCGCATCTTCATTCACCAACCGACGTGTTCGAGAACCTCAACACGTCGCTGCATTTCAAAGCGGCAAGGTTTCTGATTTCGCTGGTTTCTCATCTGGCAGCTCCTGACAGCTCAACGACAGGAGTTCCGTTTGCCATGATTCCGAGGGTTCTTTCTGTTAGCTCATTCCCGAACCCTTCCAGGGGTGAGATTCGCGTCAGGGTCACGATACAGGCCGGTCCGTCGGACGCCCAGCTTTTCCTATTTGACGTGGGAGGAAGAGTCGTAAGAAGATTTGCGAACAAAGCGCTTGGCACGGGCGATCATGTTTTTCTGTGGGATGGGACTGACGAAAAAGGAAGGAGGGTTCCGTCGGGACAATACATTCTTCTTGTCAAAGTCGGGAACGATGTTGAAACAAGAAAAGCGGTCATTGTGAGGTGA
- a CDS encoding FHA domain-containing protein, protein MTLLLCSFCSRENREGSFFCAECGAKLHFTEIPPAKLMPANRTSGQTTWQIANRVSYVGRDASNDIVFPEEAVSKKHAKITFADGKFYLEDLESSNGTFVNGERLAGRAALKDGDVIRLGSVILRFELG, encoded by the coding sequence ATGACTCTGCTTCTCTGTTCATTCTGCAGCCGCGAGAACAGGGAGGGAAGCTTCTTCTGCGCCGAATGTGGCGCCAAGCTTCACTTCACCGAAATACCGCCGGCCAAGCTCATGCCCGCCAACAGGACTTCCGGGCAGACAACCTGGCAGATAGCCAACAGAGTAAGCTACGTCGGGAGAGATGCCTCCAACGATATTGTCTTTCCAGAGGAGGCAGTCTCGAAAAAACACGCAAAGATCACCTTCGCTGACGGAAAGTTCTACCTGGAGGACCTCGAAAGCAGTAACGGCACATTTGTGAACGGCGAACGGCTTGCCGGCCGGGCAGCACTCAAAGACGGTGATGTAATCCGGCTCGGATCCGTAATACTGCGATTCGAGTTAGGGTAG
- a CDS encoding tetratricopeptide repeat protein: MEGFREEKKTSCNAQQFPGEAGMIVPGRRIGRYEIIEEIGKGGMGTVFKAMDPDLERIVAIKVLKSIRGEGTGQIDRFLREARAAARLSSPNVVTVHEVNTDGDIPFISMEYVEGVSLRKFMKKSGGSLEIETAVQIMCQIFDAVEAAHNQGILHRDLKPDNVVIGENGIAKVMDFGIAKFTGQSSTETQEVVGTATYMSPEQCTGRPADQRSDIYSLGVVMYELLTGRPPFEADNVVALIHRKLNDCPPHPSELGCDIPGRIEGAVMKALEKDPELRHKTVADFKRAIQDQNMKSSERSHPVLTSARARGKKQFQCHLVGREQESKLLSEALERAVLKEGRTVVVSGEAGVGKSRLLEEIQSLALCKGFAILEGSCLYRETAAPYFPFISAIRGYFERETGAGKPEDRERIKNYIREEIPELRIFVPFLGTVVRSKTSGILRYDSWIPDVQGGKERIFDAISELIERTAELAPTAIFLDDLQWIDASSLQLFHYISRNTRKSRVLIVAAFRPEDLGEEEGEKIHPLIQTLQRMNVEGLYEKIELQRLSREQSFEMIRELLKNVRFTDDFRDLLYVQTMGNPLFLVEVLKAMKEEGILKLVNGVWQCTKAPRDVGMPPKIKDAVERRVMRLDPAERSVLECGSVQGKFFSSDVVAAILKMDRIELLRRLQNLERSHQIIRFDGKSYTFDHPLIWEGFYNSISEELRSEYHLMIGSWLEEKYRSDPTPVSFELADHFYKGGDYEKALPYLEKAAEKAQEVFAYEEALNYYGRALAIRKRNIETKEELQNELKLRRQIGSVCTVLGEWERALDAYEQARDLSSAFDDKTNYCYFTKLIGDVEFYRRNWEGARVLYDEALRILEKEGNRLDIANICLSKGNVEFENGDLDATLSLYTRALEIGEALSDAKLVARACNNLGATMNVLGDREKAIWYYGRSLENYRFAADRFGEAQTFHNIGMTYAELRNWNEASSFYKKSLEASRQMRDAALESITSLALGEVCAREGQLDKAIELCERALAVFARRDDRLGIGDGYRVMGIIKTKQKLYDEAENLFRESIVANEGCGSQLQLAEVLREYGSMLGTKGDAKGARELLGRALEIFSNLKAKESAAEVDRILSTVGSEKAFEEVLGG, encoded by the coding sequence ATGGAAGGGTTTAGAGAAGAAAAGAAGACATCGTGCAATGCCCAGCAGTTTCCGGGCGAGGCAGGGATGATTGTGCCGGGCAGGAGAATTGGCCGCTACGAGATCATCGAAGAAATCGGAAAGGGCGGAATGGGCACCGTCTTCAAGGCTATGGACCCTGACCTGGAAAGAATCGTTGCAATAAAAGTCCTCAAATCCATTCGCGGCGAGGGCACGGGACAAATAGACAGATTCCTGAGAGAGGCCCGGGCCGCTGCAAGGCTGAGTTCTCCGAATGTCGTAACAGTACATGAGGTGAACACCGACGGTGATATTCCTTTCATATCCATGGAGTACGTTGAGGGGGTCAGCCTGAGGAAGTTCATGAAGAAAAGCGGCGGCTCGCTCGAAATTGAGACAGCAGTCCAGATAATGTGCCAGATTTTTGACGCAGTAGAAGCGGCACACAATCAGGGGATCCTCCACAGAGACCTGAAGCCTGACAACGTCGTGATAGGCGAAAATGGGATAGCCAAGGTGATGGACTTCGGCATAGCAAAATTCACGGGACAGAGTTCGACGGAAACCCAAGAAGTCGTTGGAACAGCAACCTATATGTCCCCTGAGCAATGCACAGGTAGGCCGGCCGATCAAAGGAGCGATATCTACTCTCTGGGGGTGGTAATGTATGAGCTCCTTACCGGCCGGCCGCCTTTTGAAGCTGACAACGTTGTCGCACTCATCCACAGAAAACTTAATGACTGTCCCCCGCACCCAAGCGAACTGGGATGCGACATTCCCGGGAGAATTGAAGGCGCAGTGATGAAAGCACTGGAGAAAGACCCGGAGCTGCGCCACAAGACAGTCGCAGATTTCAAGAGAGCCATTCAGGACCAGAACATGAAGTCGAGCGAACGATCCCATCCCGTTCTCACATCAGCCAGAGCCAGAGGAAAAAAGCAATTTCAATGTCATCTGGTGGGCAGGGAGCAGGAGTCCAAGCTGCTTTCGGAAGCTTTGGAGAGGGCTGTGCTGAAAGAAGGGCGCACGGTAGTCGTCTCGGGCGAGGCGGGAGTCGGAAAGAGCCGCCTTCTTGAAGAGATTCAATCTCTGGCACTGTGCAAAGGGTTTGCAATCCTCGAAGGAAGCTGCTTGTACCGCGAAACGGCTGCGCCTTATTTTCCGTTCATCTCTGCAATAAGAGGGTATTTCGAGAGGGAGACCGGCGCCGGAAAACCGGAAGACAGAGAAAGGATAAAGAACTACATCCGGGAGGAGATACCGGAGCTCAGAATTTTCGTTCCATTCCTTGGCACAGTTGTAAGATCGAAGACATCCGGGATTCTCCGCTACGATTCATGGATACCAGATGTCCAGGGCGGTAAGGAAAGGATATTCGATGCCATATCAGAGTTGATTGAAAGAACAGCGGAGCTTGCCCCGACAGCCATCTTTCTCGATGACCTTCAGTGGATAGACGCCTCTTCGCTTCAGCTCTTTCATTACATTTCAAGGAATACGAGGAAATCCAGAGTTCTCATTGTTGCTGCCTTCAGGCCGGAGGATCTAGGTGAGGAAGAGGGTGAGAAGATCCATCCGCTGATTCAGACTCTTCAGAGAATGAACGTTGAAGGACTCTATGAAAAGATCGAGCTTCAGAGATTGAGCCGCGAGCAGTCCTTCGAAATGATAAGAGAACTTCTCAAGAACGTGAGATTCACCGACGATTTCAGGGATCTCCTTTATGTGCAGACCATGGGGAACCCGCTTTTCCTTGTCGAGGTGCTCAAAGCCATGAAGGAAGAGGGAATACTGAAACTCGTCAACGGAGTCTGGCAGTGCACGAAGGCGCCAAGGGACGTTGGGATGCCTCCAAAGATCAAGGACGCAGTTGAACGAAGAGTGATGAGGCTTGATCCGGCAGAGAGGTCAGTTCTTGAGTGCGGTTCGGTGCAAGGCAAGTTTTTCAGCTCAGACGTGGTTGCCGCAATACTAAAGATGGATAGGATTGAGCTCCTCAGGCGCCTGCAGAACCTCGAGAGATCGCATCAGATTATCCGGTTCGACGGGAAGTCCTACACCTTCGACCATCCGCTCATCTGGGAAGGATTCTACAACTCGATCTCCGAGGAGCTCAGGAGTGAGTATCATCTGATGATAGGCAGCTGGCTGGAGGAAAAATACAGGTCCGACCCCACGCCGGTCTCCTTTGAGCTCGCAGATCACTTCTACAAAGGCGGGGACTACGAAAAGGCTCTTCCCTATCTTGAGAAGGCGGCCGAAAAAGCGCAAGAGGTATTTGCTTATGAAGAAGCACTCAACTACTACGGAAGAGCTCTGGCGATTCGGAAAAGGAATATCGAGACGAAAGAAGAACTTCAAAATGAACTCAAACTGAGGAGGCAAATCGGGAGTGTCTGTACAGTTCTGGGTGAGTGGGAGAGAGCCCTTGACGCCTACGAGCAAGCGCGGGATCTGAGCTCGGCTTTTGATGATAAGACTAACTACTGCTATTTTACCAAGCTCATCGGAGACGTTGAGTTCTACAGAAGAAACTGGGAAGGAGCAAGAGTGCTGTATGACGAAGCCCTTCGAATCCTTGAGAAGGAGGGAAACCGTCTGGACATTGCAAATATATGTCTCAGCAAGGGAAATGTCGAGTTTGAAAATGGGGATCTGGATGCCACGCTCTCACTCTACACGAGAGCGCTCGAGATAGGAGAGGCATTGTCTGACGCGAAGCTGGTCGCGAGGGCATGCAACAACCTGGGTGCGACGATGAATGTGTTGGGGGATAGGGAGAAGGCTATATGGTACTACGGGAGAAGTCTCGAGAACTACAGGTTCGCAGCAGACAGGTTTGGTGAGGCACAAACGTTCCACAACATAGGGATGACCTACGCCGAGTTGAGGAACTGGAACGAGGCGAGCAGTTTCTACAAGAAAAGCCTGGAAGCCTCTCGGCAGATGAGGGATGCGGCGCTGGAATCAATCACTTCACTTGCTCTTGGGGAAGTCTGTGCAAGAGAGGGTCAACTTGACAAGGCGATCGAACTCTGCGAACGCGCGCTCGCCGTGTTTGCAAGAAGGGACGACAGGCTCGGCATCGGCGATGGTTACCGCGTGATGGGAATCATAAAGACCAAGCAGAAACTCTATGATGAGGCGGAGAATCTCTTCCGCGAAAGCATAGTTGCAAACGAAGGCTGCGGGAGCCAGCTCCAGCTTGCCGAGGTCCTCAGGGAGTACGGTTCAATGCTTGGGACAAAGGGAGATGCAAAAGGGGCAAGAGAGCTTCTGGGGCGGGCACTCGAGATATTCTCAAATCTGAAGGCGAAAGAGAGCGCGGCAGAGGTTGACAGAATCCTTTCCACAGTCGGGAGTGAGAAGGCCTTTGAGGAGGTTCTGGGAGGATGA
- a CDS encoding GAF domain-containing protein gives MPASGKENRTEVLAIRGTDKLQEEVVLLREEKQALMDELENAYKELAEMLELSQDETDVAYAELREKLGWLVRLGEIGKVLSSELKLDVLIEVLLVKVAEMVGYDTGCFMRFCRGDEYEITVQRGSGEDLVGRRVRVKSFEGEVLVVGDFDCVEELVDEFRLVPEARSGVVMTMGRGDYGLLVLNRREPHRFKESDRVSLSAFATQASIAVENARLFDSLSEQASVLMQKSERLSKIWEITGSLLSNLNLDSVLDNLLMILCNDFGFERGAIGLLEPEGGFLVRRAVRGYSPETQGKLVGTGIPKQLLMKCLEERWKLGTLTYFVPCEAGVDRDEFIVPDENLSTSDRVREDLWHPADILLLTLVNGKQEIVGCIFPDSPVDGRIPSKEVLTELEILANLASVAIENAKLHDKMARKVRELEALYRTSKTVASTIQFETLLDLVTEEAKELGEARKSALFLLEEEKAELVLERSTGFSERSKRKLRYRVGEGIIGKVVLTGEGEIFSDIKKLPREEREFFENEGIESLLCVPIRSRGKALGALLVGRESRERAFSESELKLLAALGDQVSVALQNAMYYSRAQKSAEELSALLETSAAVLSTSDTKSLLSLLAAKASELLSAQNCTIFLLNQEMDQLTPIVAVGPESDAIMKITLKVGEGITGWVAKTGIPQRVNHAEIDPRSKIVPGTDPEPESLLSAPLSVKGRVVGVMTLGRTGDREFTEDNLRFLINISNQAAMSIEKSRLIENLIHSFETLKTTQEQLIGSERLKALGEMAAGVAHDFNNVLGSILARVQLLKTKTNDETLTKGLQLVEKAAIDGAETIRRIQNFTRTRTDEDFTCVDINEVIRDSIEMTRSRWRDAQTLSGKTISVAAELGSVPKTAGNPSELREVLTNIVMNAVDAMPEGGKITVRSCADDLRIHVSVSDTGKGMPKEVQSRIFEPFFTTKGVKGNGLGLSVSYGIIARHKGKIEVETEEGKGTTFRIELPIVEGVSQKVEDTADVQQAPGLRALVVDDEEQIRDVLRDIVVSFGHTVDVAQSGSEALALIGRKDYEIVLTDLGMPGMSGWELTREIKNLKPETIVILVTGWAVRLDVEKTRASKVDLVMNKPFQVNDVREILAKAANLPGSRHEV, from the coding sequence ATGCCTGCATCTGGAAAAGAGAATCGAACTGAGGTCCTCGCCATCAGAGGGACGGACAAGCTTCAGGAGGAGGTAGTACTCCTTCGGGAGGAAAAGCAAGCCTTGATGGATGAGCTTGAGAACGCCTACAAGGAGCTCGCCGAAATGCTCGAGCTCTCACAAGACGAGACCGATGTCGCATATGCTGAGCTACGAGAAAAACTCGGGTGGCTTGTCAGATTGGGCGAAATCGGGAAGGTCCTCAGCAGCGAGCTCAAGTTGGATGTCCTGATAGAAGTCCTGCTGGTGAAGGTCGCGGAGATGGTTGGCTATGATACCGGCTGTTTCATGCGGTTTTGCAGAGGCGATGAATACGAGATTACGGTTCAACGAGGCTCAGGAGAGGATTTGGTTGGGAGAAGAGTGAGGGTGAAGAGTTTTGAAGGTGAGGTTCTGGTAGTAGGAGATTTTGACTGCGTCGAAGAGCTGGTTGATGAATTCCGGCTTGTTCCCGAGGCCCGTTCGGGAGTCGTGATGACCATGGGGCGCGGGGACTACGGTCTCCTTGTCCTGAACAGGCGCGAGCCGCATAGATTCAAGGAATCTGACAGGGTGTCGCTATCTGCGTTTGCAACTCAGGCATCAATCGCAGTGGAGAACGCACGGCTCTTCGACTCACTCTCGGAGCAGGCCTCCGTGCTCATGCAAAAAAGTGAGAGGCTTTCAAAGATATGGGAAATCACGGGAAGCCTTCTTTCGAACCTGAATCTTGATTCTGTCCTCGACAATCTGCTGATGATTCTCTGCAACGATTTTGGATTCGAGCGAGGTGCAATCGGACTTCTTGAACCGGAAGGCGGGTTTCTGGTGCGCCGTGCAGTCAGAGGATACTCGCCGGAGACTCAAGGCAAGCTGGTGGGCACTGGAATTCCAAAGCAGCTGCTGATGAAGTGCCTGGAAGAGAGATGGAAGCTGGGAACGCTCACCTACTTTGTTCCGTGTGAGGCAGGCGTCGACAGGGACGAATTCATCGTCCCGGATGAGAACTTGTCTACGTCTGATAGAGTCCGAGAGGATCTCTGGCATCCCGCCGACATTCTCCTGCTTACGCTTGTGAACGGGAAACAGGAGATAGTCGGCTGCATATTTCCGGATTCCCCTGTTGACGGGAGAATTCCCTCCAAGGAAGTGCTCACGGAGCTCGAAATCCTTGCCAATCTTGCCAGCGTTGCTATTGAAAATGCGAAGCTGCACGACAAAATGGCCAGGAAAGTCAGGGAACTTGAAGCACTTTACAGAACAAGCAAGACAGTAGCTTCAACGATTCAGTTTGAGACTCTGCTTGATCTCGTCACCGAGGAAGCAAAGGAGCTGGGCGAAGCCAGGAAGAGTGCGCTCTTCCTATTGGAGGAAGAAAAAGCAGAGCTGGTACTGGAGCGCTCAACAGGCTTCTCCGAAAGGTCAAAAAGAAAGCTCCGGTACAGAGTCGGCGAGGGGATAATCGGGAAAGTCGTCCTCACGGGAGAAGGGGAAATCTTCTCCGACATCAAGAAACTCCCAAGGGAAGAGCGAGAATTCTTCGAGAATGAGGGGATTGAGAGTCTTCTGTGCGTCCCGATTCGATCCAGAGGCAAGGCACTTGGGGCCCTCCTCGTGGGCAGGGAATCACGCGAGAGAGCTTTCAGCGAGAGCGAGTTGAAACTCCTCGCTGCACTCGGAGACCAGGTCTCCGTTGCTCTTCAGAATGCGATGTATTACTCGCGGGCTCAGAAGAGCGCCGAGGAGCTCTCTGCGCTTCTTGAGACGAGCGCAGCCGTCCTTTCAACCTCAGACACCAAGAGCCTTCTCTCCCTGCTGGCGGCAAAGGCAAGTGAGTTGCTCAGTGCCCAGAACTGCACCATATTTCTCCTCAATCAGGAGATGGATCAGCTTACCCCAATCGTTGCCGTCGGTCCCGAATCAGATGCCATCATGAAGATAACTCTCAAAGTAGGTGAAGGAATAACGGGCTGGGTTGCAAAGACGGGGATTCCTCAAAGGGTGAACCATGCCGAAATTGATCCGCGCAGCAAGATAGTACCTGGAACGGATCCCGAGCCGGAATCGCTGCTCTCGGCACCTCTCTCTGTCAAGGGCAGGGTCGTCGGCGTGATGACTCTTGGAAGAACTGGCGACCGGGAATTCACCGAGGACAACCTCAGATTTCTGATAAACATTTCCAATCAGGCAGCTATGTCAATTGAGAAATCACGGCTCATAGAGAACTTGATTCATTCGTTCGAGACCTTGAAGACGACTCAGGAACAGCTCATCGGCTCCGAAAGGCTCAAGGCATTGGGCGAGATGGCTGCCGGAGTTGCGCACGATTTCAACAATGTGCTCGGCTCGATACTGGCACGGGTCCAACTCTTGAAGACCAAGACAAACGATGAGACTCTTACAAAGGGACTCCAACTTGTCGAAAAGGCCGCCATTGACGGCGCTGAAACCATAAGAAGGATTCAAAACTTCACGCGAACGAGGACGGATGAAGACTTCACCTGCGTGGACATAAATGAAGTGATTCGGGATTCAATTGAAATGACCAGATCGAGATGGAGAGATGCCCAAACTCTTTCCGGAAAGACAATCAGCGTGGCCGCTGAACTGGGCAGTGTCCCGAAGACTGCCGGAAATCCGTCTGAACTCAGGGAAGTGCTTACCAATATAGTGATGAACGCAGTCGATGCGATGCCGGAGGGAGGGAAGATAACCGTACGGAGTTGTGCGGATGATTTAAGGATTCATGTTTCGGTGTCGGACACCGGGAAAGGCATGCCTAAAGAAGTCCAGTCCAGGATCTTTGAACCATTCTTCACGACTAAGGGCGTAAAGGGAAACGGACTCGGCCTCAGCGTGTCTTATGGGATCATAGCCCGGCACAAAGGAAAGATTGAGGTTGAAACCGAAGAAGGCAAGGGCACGACCTTCAGAATCGAACTTCCTATCGTCGAAGGGGTTTCCCAGAAGGTGGAGGACACGGCAGACGTTCAACAGGCCCCTGGCCTCCGGGCACTGGTTGTGGATGATGAGGAACAGATCAGGGACGTTCTCAGAGATATAGTTGTTTCTTTCGGACATACGGTCGATGTGGCCCAGTCAGGCAGCGAGGCGCTGGCGCTTATCGGCAGGAAAGATTACGAGATAGTCCTCACCGATCTTGGAATGCCTGGAATGTCCGGGTGGGAACTTACAAGGGAGATCAAGAATCTAAAGCCGGAAACAATAGTAATACTGGTCACCGGATGGGCAGTTCGACTTGATGTCGAGAAGACAAGAGCAAGCAAGGTAGATCTCGTTATGAACAAACCGTTCCAGGTGAACGATGTCAGAGAAATTCTTGCGAAAGCGGCGAACTTGCCCGGCAGCCGGCACGAAGTCTGA
- a CDS encoding HD domain-containing protein, whose amino-acid sequence MRTTIDPEVLRLREENLALMDELEGAYQELAQVVQVSKEETDVAYAELRTKIVELEHRVGELVRLGEVGKVLSSELRLDVLMNVLMAKVEDLVKYDVACFMVGCGNGEYEIVAERGIEKGLVGRKGKIGEVGGEVLIVGDFERAGEAVGSFRLIPEARSGVVMEMGRQGYGLLVLNSYERETFKESAKVFLLAFATQASIAIENAKLYKNLEKIVVGVMISLITALEAKDSYTEGHSQRVAWYAVVLGRKLGLKGTSLEGLHRAGLIHDVGKIGIGESIIGKKGKLTHDEVLQMNLHPVLGESIVKPINLLGSILPAIRLHHERYDGKGYPSRLRGEAIPIEARILLVADAFDAMTSNRPYRKAMTPQEAMREIQRNSGAQFDPKVVRALESCFEEIAGGLETRI is encoded by the coding sequence ATGAGGACGACAATTGACCCGGAGGTACTCCGTCTTCGGGAGGAGAACCTCGCGCTGATGGACGAGCTCGAAGGCGCATACCAGGAACTGGCTCAAGTAGTGCAGGTCTCCAAGGAGGAGACAGACGTCGCGTATGCCGAGCTGCGGACCAAGATAGTGGAGTTGGAGCACAGGGTTGGGGAGTTGGTCAGACTCGGCGAAGTCGGGAAGGTCCTGAGTTCTGAGCTTCGGCTGGATGTTCTTATGAATGTTCTCATGGCGAAGGTCGAGGACCTCGTAAAGTACGATGTTGCGTGTTTCATGGTCGGATGCGGAAACGGAGAGTACGAAATTGTAGCTGAAAGGGGCATTGAGAAAGGGCTCGTCGGCAGAAAGGGAAAAATCGGGGAAGTCGGAGGCGAGGTCTTGATTGTTGGGGACTTTGAACGTGCCGGAGAAGCAGTTGGCTCGTTCCGTCTCATTCCTGAGGCCCGCTCCGGAGTTGTGATGGAAATGGGCCGGCAAGGCTACGGGCTCCTGGTCCTCAACTCATACGAACGAGAAACATTCAAAGAGTCGGCCAAGGTCTTTCTCTTGGCCTTTGCGACTCAGGCTTCAATTGCGATTGAGAACGCGAAACTCTACAAGAATCTTGAGAAGATAGTCGTCGGCGTGATGATCTCCCTCATCACGGCACTGGAAGCAAAGGACTCTTATACAGAGGGGCACAGTCAGAGGGTGGCATGGTATGCCGTAGTCCTTGGAAGGAAGCTCGGACTCAAGGGAACAAGCTTGGAAGGTCTCCACAGAGCAGGTCTAATACACGATGTGGGAAAGATTGGCATCGGCGAGTCCATAATAGGGAAGAAAGGTAAGCTCACACACGACGAGGTGCTCCAAATGAATCTTCATCCCGTGTTGGGTGAAAGCATCGTGAAGCCCATAAATCTACTTGGCTCCATTCTGCCGGCTATAAGGCTTCATCACGAGAGATATGACGGCAAAGGATATCCCAGCCGACTCAGAGGAGAGGCAATCCCCATTGAGGCCAGGATATTGCTTGTTGCTGATGCATTCGATGCCATGACTTCAAACCGGCCTTACAGGAAGGCCATGACTCCACAAGAGGCAATGAGGGAAATACAAAGGAACAGCGGCGCCCAGTTTGACCCCAAAGTGGTCAGGGCCCTTGAGAGCTGTTTTGAGGAAATTGCCGGAGGTCTGGAAACAAGAATATGA